A region of Maribacter algicola DNA encodes the following proteins:
- a CDS encoding transglycosylase domain-containing protein, producing the protein MQKTKVLQQMKEWVKHVANESMIQVTALLRKSKNVILKSLGFIRKHPIKSTSYIFVSCLGFVISFFLLTYFGVFGHIPTKEELKSLENPVTSTIYSKDEQPIGTFFFQNRSNIEHAELTNEIINALVATEDVRFYSHGGIDYKSYARVLIKSVLLGQDAGGGSTITQQIAKNLFGRKKQRFLTTPINKMREVIIAKRLENIYTKDELILLYFNTVSFGENLYGLEKAAFRFFNKSTNDLNLSESATLVGLLKAPTFYNPRNHPERAEKRRNIVLEQMIKYGYRDDSLANLAKVPLKLNYQPPVKQSSFASYYKEFIRQEFDKWALKNPTSNGGLYDVELDGLKIFTTLNPNIQRYLENAMTRQMNRLQSDMDRSWTSATVEGGKEGLVKRLLADHPQVKKLRQHGKTEEEIDQYINLRQNRKYWELGMGWVDVEQSLKDSIVKAITRLHTGILAMNSRSGEIMGYLGGIDYGYSQKDHIQEPKQVGSVFKPITYLAALNSGEDACTFYDNILRKYAKFEDWKPRNADHRYGGSYSMHGALANSINTVSVELQLKTGNQNVMALAKKMGINTEIPDVPSIVLGTAEISLFEMVKAYASISNGGRSVTPYIIERIEQEDGTVLFTADKKNIGNRVSSTENVKTLQKMMLEVTKEGTGKGFQAYGVSFNVIGKTGTTQNNSDGWFIGCSPELVIGSWAGTLDKRVQLGYGSGARTAMPMVASTFRSLSSWKRPMLTNFEFDQEHFGCPSYSELDAASTMAHYSADSVYIKELFIKDSIIQDSINRKVLIDSIGVPIIQPDSLTLETIGSEQL; encoded by the coding sequence ATGCAGAAAACTAAAGTTTTGCAACAAATGAAAGAATGGGTAAAACATGTGGCAAACGAATCAATGATTCAGGTCACCGCATTGTTGCGAAAATCCAAAAACGTTATTTTAAAATCTCTGGGATTTATTAGAAAGCACCCCATCAAATCCACCTCATATATCTTCGTATCTTGCCTTGGTTTTGTGATTTCATTTTTTTTGCTGACTTATTTTGGTGTATTTGGCCACATTCCTACAAAGGAAGAATTAAAATCACTTGAGAACCCTGTTACTTCCACTATTTATAGTAAAGATGAACAGCCCATAGGTACATTTTTTTTTCAAAATAGGTCCAATATTGAACATGCCGAGCTCACAAATGAAATCATCAATGCCTTAGTAGCAACTGAAGACGTCCGTTTTTATTCACATGGTGGGATAGATTACAAAAGCTATGCACGGGTTTTGATTAAGTCGGTTTTGCTGGGTCAAGATGCAGGGGGCGGAAGTACCATTACCCAACAGATTGCAAAGAATTTGTTCGGTCGCAAAAAACAAAGGTTTCTGACCACTCCGATCAATAAGATGAGGGAGGTCATCATCGCAAAGCGATTGGAGAATATTTATACCAAGGATGAATTAATATTGCTTTATTTCAACACGGTTTCCTTTGGTGAGAATCTATATGGCTTGGAAAAGGCAGCCTTTAGATTTTTTAATAAGTCTACAAACGACCTGAATCTTTCGGAGAGTGCTACCTTGGTAGGTCTTTTAAAGGCACCAACGTTCTATAACCCTAGAAATCATCCTGAAAGAGCCGAAAAAAGAAGAAATATCGTTCTCGAACAAATGATTAAATATGGTTATAGAGATGATAGCTTAGCCAATTTGGCCAAGGTACCGCTTAAGCTCAACTACCAGCCCCCTGTAAAACAATCCTCTTTTGCTTCTTATTATAAAGAATTTATTCGACAAGAATTTGATAAATGGGCACTTAAAAACCCAACAAGTAATGGTGGACTGTACGATGTAGAGCTGGATGGTCTAAAAATATTTACTACGCTTAATCCCAATATACAGCGATATCTTGAAAATGCAATGACCCGTCAAATGAACCGGTTGCAGTCCGATATGGATAGGTCTTGGACCAGTGCCACTGTTGAAGGGGGTAAAGAGGGTTTGGTCAAACGACTGTTAGCCGACCATCCGCAGGTCAAAAAACTAAGGCAGCACGGAAAAACTGAGGAAGAGATAGATCAATATATCAATTTAAGGCAAAACCGAAAATACTGGGAGCTAGGAATGGGCTGGGTCGATGTGGAACAATCATTAAAGGATTCCATAGTCAAGGCGATAACAAGGTTGCATACGGGTATTTTGGCAATGAACAGCAGAAGCGGTGAGATTATGGGATACCTTGGAGGCATTGATTACGGTTATTCTCAAAAAGACCACATTCAAGAACCGAAACAAGTGGGCTCCGTATTTAAGCCCATTACCTATCTGGCTGCCCTAAACTCTGGCGAAGATGCCTGTACATTCTATGACAACATTTTGAGAAAATACGCCAAGTTTGAAGATTGGAAACCAAGGAACGCCGATCACAGGTATGGGGGCAGTTATAGCATGCATGGCGCATTGGCAAATTCAATCAATACCGTTTCGGTCGAACTTCAGTTGAAAACGGGTAACCAAAATGTCATGGCCCTGGCCAAAAAAATGGGAATCAATACTGAAATACCAGATGTACCATCTATTGTATTGGGTACGGCCGAAATTTCACTTTTTGAAATGGTTAAAGCCTATGCTTCCATTTCAAATGGGGGGCGTTCGGTTACGCCCTATATCATTGAACGAATAGAACAGGAAGATGGTACGGTCCTTTTTACCGCGGATAAAAAAAATATTGGGAATCGGGTTTCCTCAACAGAAAATGTAAAAACGCTACAAAAAATGATGCTCGAGGTTACCAAAGAGGGCACAGGAAAGGGTTTTCAGGCATACGGCGTTTCTTTCAATGTAATTGGAAAAACAGGAACCACCCAGAACAATTCCGATGGTTGGTTCATTGGTTGCTCACCAGAACTTGTAATCGGTTCTTGGGCGGGTACATTGGACAAAAGGGTGCAACTAGGGTATGGTTCCGGAGCAAGAACGGCCATGCCTATGGTCGCTTCCACCTTTAGGAGTCTTAGTAGTTGGAAAAGACCCATGCTAACGAACTTTGAGTTTGATCAGGAACATTTTGGTTGCCCCTCGTACTCTGAGCTGGATGCAGCTTCTACCATGGCACATTATTCTGCAGATTCTGT